A window of Malania oleifera isolate guangnan ecotype guangnan chromosome 5, ASM2987363v1, whole genome shotgun sequence contains these coding sequences:
- the LOC131155018 gene encoding phytochrome A-associated F-box protein: MMARGENAFSRISDDMLVSIFFKLEHDPRDWARLACVCTKFSSLVRSVCWKTKCSAAIPSVVSDLLSASPASPGGDWAALHKLAICCPGLLHAGVLLENSDFGLERELGSDENYQNLGSCRSNCSQISSTSTPVDANSEAAASGSDCPWSLFDDLYFDTVCSVPETQDATQVSVNAGTGITRGVSVCKRKKICRSMRSHLASGVWNLSREQGNKLLASRFRGDCLYICDWPGCVHVEEKRNYMLFRGIFKNFKRSRVWRAINDGNRSRINLNCAFCPCKETWDLHSAFCLRRVFGYHDDGEPVVRAYVCENGHVSGAWTDWPLYT, encoded by the coding sequence ATGATGGCGCGGGGAGAAAATGCGTTCTCTAGGATCTCTGACGACATGCTCGTCAGCATCTTCTTCAAGCTTGAACACGATCCACGAGACTGGGCAAGGCTGGCCTGCGTCTGCACCAAGTTCTCCTCCCTCGTTCGCAGCGTCTGTTGGAAGACCAAATGCTCTGCCGCCATCCCCTCCGTCGTCTCAGATCTCCTCTCCGCCTCTCCCGCGTCTCCCGGGGGCGACTGGGCCGCCCTCCACAAGCTGGCCATCTGCTGCCCTGGCCTCCTCCATGCCGGCGTCCTCCTGGAAAACTCCGATTTTGGGCTCGAACGCGAGCTAGGCTCCGACGAAAATTACCAAAATTTGGGGTCGTGTCGGTCGAATTGCTCCCAAATATCGTCGACTTCGACCCCCGTTGACGCTAATTCGGAAGCGGCGGCTTCTGGATCCGATTGTCCGTGGTCTTTGTTTGATGATCTTTACTTTGATACTGTTTGCAGTGTTCCCGAAACCCAAGATGCTACCCAAGTAAGCGTAAACGCCGGGACGGGCATAACTCGCGGCGTTTCTGTTTGTAAACGGAAGAAGATTTGTCGATCTATGAGATCGCATTTGGCTTCTGGGGTTTGGAATTTGAGTCGCGAGCAGGGGAATAAGCTGCTTGCAAGTCGTTTCAGGGGAGATTGCCTTTACATCTGTGACTGGCCTGGATGCGTTCACGTCGAAGAGAAGCGGAATTACATGCTCTTCAGgggaattttcaaaaatttcaagcgATCTCGGGTGTGGAGGGCTATAAACGATGGGAATCGGAGCAGAATCAATCTGAATTGTGCGTTTTGCCCTTGCAAGGAAACTTGGGATCTGCACTCTGCCTTTTGTTTGAGGCGAGTTTTCGGGTACCATGACGACGGCGAGCCAGTTGTTCGAGCTTATGTCTGTGAGAATGGGCATGTCTCTGGTGCTTGGACGGATTGGCCACTGTACACTTGA